TGACCGCCTGGTTCGTGATTTCCGACCGGGCCGTCACCTTCCACCGCTTCGCCCGCTTCTTCCGCGACAGGCTGGGCGCGCCGAATGCGCTTTATTTCGACGGCTCGATTTCGCGGCTCTTCGTGCCCGCGCAGGGCCGGGCCGATTTCGGCCTGCCGCTTGGTCCGATGGTCGGGCTTGTTGCCCGCGATTGACCCGCAGGCCGCAAGGCGCTAGCAGGCGGGCCTGCATCAGGGAGACGGTCATGGGTCGCAAGAAGGGTCGCGAGATTTCGGGCTGGGTTGTCGTCGACAAGCCCGCGGGGGTGACCTCGACCGCGGTCGTGGGCAAGGTGCGCTGGGCCTTTGACGCGAAGAAGGCGGGCCATGCGGGCACGCTTGATCCGGCGGCGACGGGCGTTCTGGCGGTGGCCTTGGGCGAGGCGACGAAGACCGTGCCCTTCATCACCGATGCGCTGAAATGCTACCGCTTTCAGGTGCGCTTTGGCGCCGCGACGGCGACCGACGATGCCGAGGGGGCGATCGTGGCGCGGTCCGACAGCCGCCCGAGCGATGCCGAGATTCTGGCTGCGCTGGCAGCATTCCGCGGCGACATAATGCAGGTGCCGCCGCAATATTCCGCGGTCAAGGTGGAGGGCGAACGCGCCTATGATCTGGCCCGCGAGGGGGTCGATCTGGATCTTGCCGCCCGTCCGCTCTGGGTCGAAAGCCTGGAGATGATTGCGCGGCCCGATGCCGACACGGTCGAGCTCGAGATGGTCTGCGGCAAGGGCGGCTATGTCCGCGCCATCGCCCGCGATCTGGGGCAGGCCCTGGGCTGCCTTGGCCATGTGCTCTGGCTGCGCCGGGTCTGGTCGGGTCCGTTCGAGGCCGACAAGGGCCTGAGCCTTGAAACGATCGACCGGATGGCGCGCACGTCCGAGCTGGATGCGCAGCTGCTGCCGCTGGAGCTGGGGCTCGATGATCTGCCCGAGGTCAAGGCCACGGTCGAAGGCGCGGTGCGGCTGAGCCATGGCAACCCCGGTCAGGTGATCTGCTCGGGCATCGACTTCGGCA
This DNA window, taken from Rhodobacter capsulatus SB 1003, encodes the following:
- the truB gene encoding tRNA pseudouridine(55) synthase TruB, with protein sequence MGRKKGREISGWVVVDKPAGVTSTAVVGKVRWAFDAKKAGHAGTLDPAATGVLAVALGEATKTVPFITDALKCYRFQVRFGAATATDDAEGAIVARSDSRPSDAEILAALAAFRGDIMQVPPQYSAVKVEGERAYDLAREGVDLDLAARPLWVESLEMIARPDADTVELEMVCGKGGYVRAIARDLGQALGCLGHVLWLRRVWSGPFEADKGLSLETIDRMARTSELDAQLLPLELGLDDLPEVKATVEGAVRLSHGNPGQVICSGIDFGTEVWVSHHGLAIAVGRYMGGEVHPERVFNRTGA